aatgaaataataaaagaaaaaggttACAGTATGGGTATGTTATTAGAGGAAACAGAGATTTATAACTGATGTCTtgcctttttttatattgaaaaacattcTTAATAATtatgcttttaattttttaaatttaaaaggtgTTCTGCAAGTTTAAGAATCAAGTCagcttttataaaaaatggttTCTTTAAGCAAACTCAAGTGATTCTTGTTTATTATACTCTAAAAATTgtctacaaaataatttaaaattgttaattgttaattgttaaGTCCCTTTAAATACTTAGTatatttgaacaatttttgtttagttcTTTGAACTTATctgaaattaatatatatcaaGAAATTAACCCCCGCGAACACTAAACAACAAAGAAAACCGATAGCAATATTAACGCCCACTTAAGCGTGCTTGATTTGATTAGTCAATTAACAGTTCATTAGTTGTCAATCGGTGACACTGTCGAGGCTTTAATATCTTCACACTTTGTCACCCAGTAATCCAATCTTAAATCATTTCCATGGCCCCCAGTTTGTTTGTGTTCGCCAGAATGCGAGTGGGGATTGGGGCATATAAATCGAATATCCATTTAcacggccacgcccacacaaTGTCAATGGTGAGCGGACAAAAACAGGCCAGAAATGAGATAGACTGCCTGCCGACAGAGACAGACGTATGTACGGACGGGCCATAAATAAAGATCCGGATCCCGGCCAGGACCAAGCCGTATTCCGACGTATTCCGGTGTATTTTTAATGCcacaattaaatgcaaatacaaTACAGTGAGGGGAAAAAAACGATGGAATTCACAGGATGACAACACACAGCAGGCAAATGTTGAAGGATGGCCCAGGGACAGCTGAAGGACACAATGACACAGGGATGGACGGAAGGACGGATGAAGGGCTCTGTTCCCTATCAACAGCTTTTTTTTCCTGCCTCGCCtcgcattttgtttttatgtttttttctgctgctcTTTGCggcagggaaaatatttttgatgctgaacaacaaaaaacactgGCGAGCAACAGCCTGCGGGAAATATATAGACAAGCGCCACGCCCCCACAACCAACACCAGGAGCTGCCGCCCCCCAGCAAAgtaaagaagaagaaaaggaGTGCAGTGTAGCCAGAGGTCCTTCGGTGTGGTTGGGTAAAAAAATTCGCCATACgaaaacaaatgagatattcacttaaatttaatttccattatttttatgaaagcATATTTTAATTCGCTTTATTGGCAATTTTCGTTGGCCAGCCAGGATACCAATATGGAAAAAAAGGGGTAATATAAAATGTTGAGCATTAAATATGCTTCCCTCGGGCCTGGGGCCTGgttaagtatttttaataatgtGATTTTACAGAATAAGAGAGTAACAAAAGCAGACAGGGGCTCTTGAACGTATTTGTTCTTTATTGAAATAGTTGAGAATTGGCctcagaaaaataaaataatactccGATACGCCAGAGAATGGTGTCATCCTCTTGGTATACCATTTCCCAATTATTTCATCAGCGGTTTCAGTTCGAAACACTGAGCAATTAATTGAACAGCCACAAATACCAAGTTGACTGCAGAAAAATGGCCATAATTGCTTCGGCCACACTTTGACACCCGctgcaaataattaaatacggcgaaatgaaaataaacaataatatcaGAGTTTCCTCACTGCGGGACCCTGTCAAAATCATGGCCCAAACTCATcactaccaccagattcctcAATTTTGTTATGCTTCCAACCAGAAGCAAGAGGAGATGGAAACAACAAAACATTGCCCACTTCCCAACCCTCTTCTCTGTTATCCTGTTTCCGTAGTTTGTGTTGTTTGGCCGGGCTTTGTGTACTTTGTTGCctctttaataaaaacaaaggacatacacaaacacaaaaacagcaaaaaaaaaaattacaattttcgcTTCGACAGTTTTTTGTGATAGCCGAATTATTCGAGCGAATAGCAGAAACCCTACCGAAATGCAATTAAGTTTGGcccaaggcaaacaaacactTCTTAATTACTCGGTTTagttttgatatatatttcccaGTCGAGATTTATAGTTATCCTGGCAGGCTCAATCaccgaaatatatatatttttggccacCAGCACGAACTGTGGCGAAACGTGACCGGCCAACAAAGGAAATTCGATTAACTGCAATGAGAAAATGCAGTTTGAAGGCGGCATGCGGAAGAAAAACGGGCGAACGTATTGGCGCTTTTAAGCCAGTTTACCTTGAGCCATTCCGTTTAATTTCCCCTTTGCGCTCGCTCAAATTGCACTTAATGCAAATGAATGAATATTCCATTAAAAGTCAACTCGGGCAAAGGGAAACCCAGCCCACGTCGAGCAACAGGCCGCCATGTCGCAGTCCTTAAAGCTGTGAAAATGTAAATTGATTTTCCGACGTCACACGTTAAGCGCCGCGCCGCTTAATTGGGATATTGGATTGGGTTCGGAGTCCGGGAATTACATAAAATATGAgcagtttatttttaaaaaacgtCCGCTAGTCCTTCTTGACCAACTCGGAATTCGGATTGCTCACCAGCAGCGTCTCGTGGTGATGCCGCACGTTGTAGTTGAAAAAGAAGGACTTGCTGTACTCAAAGCTGGAGATCATGATGGCGCAGGCGGGCGCCACCTTCAGCAGTCTGGGTGCACAACCGGCAAAGAGTCCTCGCACTCCGTGCATTTTGTGGATGGCCTTTAGACGGCTAAAAGTCCCAGGTCTCTTGCCCAGATCTCTTGCCGGTGAGTCTGTGAAGATGACCTTTTCCCCGAACTCCACCTGCTCGTGGGTTTTGACCACGTCAAAGGGAGTGGTCACTACGGCAGCCACCGAACCTGCCAACACGCCAGCCAAGAAACTTCGACCAAACGACGGCTGTGTGTGGTTGCCTAGATTTAGCTTGAGGTACTCATAGATCGGCCAGTAGATCCCAGAAAAGGGCACATCCCTGAGGATCGTGGGTCTTAGGCCACGCCACAATCCCCAGAAACCCTGCAAGCTGATCACGTTTCGCACAAACTGTATTATCTGGGCATAGGTCTGCCGCTGGGCCTGCATCTTGGTCCTCACCAGTTCGATGGGACTCACCACAGTGACGGCACAAATCCGGGCAGTTACCCCGGACAGCATGGGAACCACCGGCGGTAGGCTTTCACTGGTGTTCCTGCAAagtatttcaaaattaattaagttaaaaattatatcCTGGGACAGATTATCACACCTGAGTACCAATTGTTGCGTCCTGCTAGTGAAGTGTTCCTCGTAAAACTGTTTATAATTCGCCTTGAACTGCTCGTAGGCCACGAAGTAGATGATCGTCGAGGGCAGGGCCGAGACGAGTGTGGGTCCCAGACCAGACCACAGGGCAGCGGGTCCCTCGTACCGGCTTATCTTCACCAGGGCATCCCAGGTACTGCGAAACTGCGGCCGCCGCCACCGTGCGCTGGGCGTTGCGGGCTGATCGCTGGGACCACAGGGAAAGAGGTGGTCCATCAGGCCATTGGAGTAAAAGAAACACTTGTGCGACGGCGACTGCTGCGACTGCAT
Above is a genomic segment from Drosophila kikkawai strain 14028-0561.14 chromosome 3R, DkikHiC1v2, whole genome shotgun sequence containing:
- the LOC108084079 gene encoding solute carrier family 25 protein Shawn, producing the protein MSKEDSSTSKTETLPHEADISLGRGPHSSQQRENSSGENSGGGGGSNGSSSQSSVSPSRDGSSYEQAIRAKAQQQKLLNDPRFRIRPTQQVISACTGAMITACFMTPLDVIKTRMQSQQSPSHKCFFYSNGLMDHLFPCGPSDQPATPSARWRRPQFRSTWDALVKISRYEGPAALWSGLGPTLVSALPSTIIYFVAYEQFKANYKQFYEEHFTSRTQQLVLRNTSESLPPVVPMLSGVTARICAVTVVSPIELVRTKMQAQRQTYAQIIQFVRNVISLQGFWGLWRGLRPTILRDVPFSGIYWPIYEYLKLNLGNHTQPSFGRSFLAGVLAGSVAAVVTTPFDVVKTHEQVEFGEKVIFTDSPARDLGKRPGTFSRLKAIHKMHGVRGLFAGCAPRLLKVAPACAIMISSFEYSKSFFFNYNVRHHHETLLVSNPNSELVKKD